A section of the Flavobacteriales bacterium genome encodes:
- a CDS encoding heavy-metal-associated domain-containing protein, which produces MRSWIIAGSVPFLLLSACSTGAGEATEVATDAASVARVVTEQVITQGTPVTFADLSISGMSCEMMCGGAIKKALAQVPGVAGTEIKFIEGDENDHAIVTFDPAQVSDAQLVEAVQKIHDGQYKVVAVAVTKQVKGEGAASEGEEAAGATEAKVNAELPTLRLPSLLELLSLILRA; this is translated from the coding sequence ATGCGCTCCTGGATCATCGCCGGCTCCGTTCCGTTCCTTCTGCTCTCCGCCTGCTCCACCGGTGCCGGTGAGGCGACCGAAGTCGCGACGGATGCGGCCAGCGTGGCCCGCGTGGTGACCGAGCAGGTCATCACCCAGGGCACCCCGGTGACCTTCGCGGACCTCAGCATCTCCGGCATGAGCTGCGAGATGATGTGCGGCGGGGCCATCAAGAAGGCCCTCGCCCAGGTGCCCGGAGTGGCCGGCACGGAGATCAAGTTCATCGAGGGGGATGAGAACGACCACGCCATCGTGACCTTTGATCCGGCCCAGGTGAGCGATGCCCAGCTGGTGGAGGCCGTGCAGAAGATCCACGATGGACAATACAAGGTAGTGGCCGTGGCCGTCACCAAGCAGGTGAAGGGCGAAGGAGCGGCAAGCGAAGGGGAGGAGGCCGCCGGCGCCACCGAGGCGAAGGTGAACGCCGAACTGCCCACCCTGCGTCTCCCCAGCCTCCTGGAACTGCTCTCGCTGATCCTCCGGGCCTGA
- a CDS encoding DMT family transporter: protein MSSPLRGPDRLSWLMLGTLALIWGSSFILMKRGLWAEGRPVLSPGQVASARLAIAWAVLSPAVLRHWPMLRTHWRPLLLAGVLGNGIPALLFATAQTRIDSALSGMLNSLTPLFTLVIGLLLFGTPARLAQLAGVLLGLIGAVGLVVFDPGAGPADWSLYALLPVAGTMCYGASANVVKHRLYMLPAMATAALALTFVGPIGIAGCVLTGLPGTLAADPAAWPALGFVALLAVLSSALSLVLWNALLKRTSAVQASAVTYLMPVVAIGWGLLDGERLGLLQVLMIAIVLGGVYLVSTADRS from the coding sequence ATGTCATCCCCCCTGCGAGGTCCCGACCGGCTTTCCTGGCTCATGTTGGGCACGCTGGCCCTGATCTGGGGCTCCTCCTTCATTCTGATGAAGCGTGGGCTGTGGGCGGAGGGCCGTCCGGTGCTGAGCCCTGGACAAGTGGCCTCCGCGCGGCTCGCCATCGCCTGGGCGGTGCTGAGCCCGGCCGTGCTGCGCCACTGGCCCATGCTGCGCACCCACTGGCGGCCGCTGCTGCTGGCCGGTGTGCTGGGCAACGGCATCCCGGCCCTGCTGTTCGCCACGGCGCAGACCCGCATCGACAGCGCCCTCAGCGGGATGCTCAACAGCCTCACCCCGCTCTTCACCCTGGTGATCGGGCTGCTGCTGTTCGGCACTCCGGCGCGCCTGGCCCAGCTGGCCGGAGTGCTCCTGGGGCTCATCGGCGCCGTGGGCCTGGTGGTCTTCGACCCCGGTGCCGGACCGGCGGATTGGTCGCTGTACGCGCTGCTGCCCGTGGCCGGCACGATGTGCTACGGGGCCAGCGCCAATGTGGTGAAGCACCGTCTTTACATGCTGCCCGCGATGGCCACCGCGGCCCTGGCGCTCACCTTCGTGGGGCCCATCGGCATCGCAGGCTGTGTGCTCACCGGCCTCCCGGGCACCCTGGCGGCCGATCCGGCCGCCTGGCCGGCCCTGGGCTTCGTGGCGCTGCTCGCCGTGCTCAGTTCGGCCCTCTCCCTGGTGCTGTGGAACGCGCTGCTGAAGCGCACGAGCGCCGTACAGGCCTCGGCCGTTACATACCTGATGCCGGTGGTGGCCATCGGCTGGGGACTGCTGGACGGTGAGCGGCTCGGCCTGTTGCAGGTGCTGATGATCGCGATAGTCCTCGGTGGGGTGTACCTGGTGTCCACCGCCGATCGGTCCTGA
- a CDS encoding glycosyltransferase family 2 protein, with product MYLGQKVIVVLPAYRAALTLKQTYDEIPFDLVDEVVLVDDKSPDNTVEVARQLGIRHIVVHDVNKGYGGNQKSCYDKAKELGADIVVMLHPDYQYTPKLLTSMIALIGNGVYPVVFGSRILGGGALKGGMPMYKYIANRLLTMGQNLLMGEKLSEYHTGYRAFHRKVLDACPYRNCSDDFVFDNQMIAQIFWQGFAIAEITCPTKYFDEASSINFSRSMTYGLGVVHTSWRYFLARTGLLGWALLGQRTR from the coding sequence ATGTACCTCGGACAGAAAGTCATCGTGGTGCTCCCCGCCTACCGGGCCGCGCTCACCCTCAAGCAGACCTACGACGAGATCCCCTTCGACCTGGTGGACGAAGTGGTGCTTGTGGACGACAAGAGCCCGGACAACACCGTGGAGGTGGCGCGGCAGCTGGGCATCCGCCACATCGTGGTGCACGACGTGAACAAGGGGTACGGGGGGAACCAGAAGAGCTGCTACGACAAGGCCAAGGAGCTCGGAGCCGACATTGTGGTGATGCTCCACCCCGATTACCAGTACACGCCCAAACTGCTCACGAGCATGATCGCGCTGATCGGCAACGGGGTCTACCCGGTGGTGTTCGGCTCGCGGATCCTGGGCGGGGGCGCGCTCAAGGGCGGCATGCCGATGTACAAGTACATCGCCAACCGGCTGCTCACCATGGGACAGAACCTGCTGATGGGCGAGAAGCTGAGCGAGTACCATACCGGATACCGCGCCTTCCATCGCAAGGTGCTCGATGCCTGCCCCTACAGGAACTGCTCGGATGACTTCGTCTTCGACAACCAGATGATCGCCCAGATCTTCTGGCAGGGCTTCGCCATCGCCGAGATCACCTGCCCCACGAAGTACTTCGACGAGGCCAGCAGCATCAACTTCAGCCGGAGCATGACCTACGGGCTGGGCGTGGTGCACACCAGCTGGCGATACTTCCTGGCCCGCACGGGTCTCCTGGGCTGGGCCCTGCTGGGCCAACGCACCCGCTGA
- a CDS encoding glycosyltransferase family 39 protein has product MSDILRDRLVIVLAALLLFVPGLGAVHLFDWDEINFAEMAREMVVTGDVLRPQIDFKPFHEKPPLFIWLQAACMAVFGVGEFAARLPNAVCGAITLLVIHGMGTRLRGPLFGRLWALAYVGSILPHLYFRSGIIDPWFNLFIFLGLDRIIRVFDGAGGGDAVWGGLFLGLAVLTKGPVGILIPGLTVGVMLLLSRLRLRLPMVPLVRMALALVVTIGSWAAIDLLRNGPTFMQAFFWRQVAMLTTEDAGHGGFFGYHVVVLLVGCFPASLFALHEGLRPSPPDDPQRLHRRWMVVLLLVVLVLFSIVKTKIVHYSSLCYFPLTYLAAVRLAHIWEHRVPFGPSRFALGAFGSLIAAVVIAVPFLGMRPDLLRPLLSSDPFALGNLEAVVPWTGWEALAGVLLAAGLLAAHFLHGATRYRTSIVVLFTGGALFVTTTLVAFISNIEAYSQRAAIDFFTARQGERCHLATKDYKSYAPWFYGRTTGPTPPEEVLFHGPIDRPVYLSCKVTSVEAVQALGTFTEIGRSNGFVFFRRDP; this is encoded by the coding sequence ATGTCGGACATCCTGCGCGACCGGCTGGTGATCGTCCTGGCGGCCCTGCTGCTGTTCGTGCCCGGCCTGGGGGCGGTGCACCTCTTCGACTGGGACGAGATCAACTTCGCCGAGATGGCGCGGGAGATGGTGGTCACCGGCGACGTGCTCCGGCCGCAGATCGACTTCAAGCCCTTCCACGAGAAACCACCCCTGTTCATCTGGCTGCAGGCCGCATGCATGGCCGTGTTCGGTGTGGGCGAGTTCGCCGCACGGCTGCCCAACGCCGTCTGCGGCGCGATCACCCTGCTCGTGATCCACGGCATGGGCACCAGGCTGCGCGGTCCGCTCTTCGGCCGGCTGTGGGCCCTGGCCTACGTGGGCTCCATCCTGCCCCACCTCTACTTCCGCAGCGGCATCATCGACCCCTGGTTCAACCTCTTCATCTTCCTCGGCCTCGACCGCATCATCCGGGTGTTCGACGGGGCGGGAGGAGGCGATGCGGTGTGGGGCGGCCTGTTCCTGGGACTTGCCGTCCTCACCAAAGGCCCGGTGGGCATCCTCATCCCCGGGCTCACCGTCGGCGTCATGCTGCTGCTGTCGCGCCTGCGGCTCCGCCTGCCGATGGTGCCGCTGGTCCGGATGGCGCTCGCGCTCGTGGTCACCATCGGCTCATGGGCCGCGATCGACCTGCTGCGGAACGGACCGACGTTCATGCAGGCGTTCTTCTGGCGCCAGGTGGCCATGCTCACCACGGAGGATGCCGGGCACGGCGGGTTCTTCGGCTACCACGTGGTGGTGTTGCTCGTGGGCTGCTTCCCCGCCTCGCTCTTCGCCCTGCACGAGGGGCTCCGTCCGTCGCCACCGGATGATCCACAGCGCCTGCACCGCCGCTGGATGGTGGTGCTGCTCCTGGTGGTGCTGGTCCTCTTCAGCATCGTGAAGACCAAGATCGTGCACTACAGCAGCCTGTGCTACTTCCCGCTCACCTATCTGGCGGCCGTCCGTCTCGCGCACATCTGGGAGCACCGGGTCCCTTTCGGTCCGTCGCGCTTTGCGCTGGGTGCGTTCGGCAGCCTGATCGCCGCGGTGGTGATCGCGGTGCCCTTCCTGGGCATGCGGCCGGATCTTCTGCGCCCCCTGCTGTCGTCGGACCCCTTCGCCCTGGGCAACCTGGAGGCGGTGGTGCCATGGACGGGCTGGGAGGCACTGGCCGGGGTGCTGCTCGCCGCAGGGCTGCTGGCGGCTCATTTTCTGCATGGTGCAACGCGATATCGAACGAGCATCGTGGTGCTCTTCACCGGCGGCGCGCTCTTCGTCACCACCACCCTGGTCGCGTTCATCAGCAACATCGAAGCATACAGCCAGCGCGCCGCGATCGACTTCTTCACCGCGCGCCAGGGCGAACGGTGCCACCTCGCCACCAAGGACTACAAGAGCTACGCCCCCTGGTTCTACGGACGCACAACGGGACCCACCCCGCCGGAGGAAGTGCTCTTCCATGGTCCCATCGACCGCCCGGTGTACCTCTCGTGCAAAGTGACCTCGGTGGAAGCGGTCCAGGCCCTGGGCACGTTCACCGAGATCGGAAGGAGCAACGGGTTCGTCTTCTTCCGGCGCGATCCATGA
- a CDS encoding aminotransferase class I/II-fold pyridoxal phosphate-dependent enzyme, whose translation MTDDLSHLLNHLGEDRAHGFDAVVPPVVQSGNFAYPTVAAMRAVVQQEFERPLYTRGFNPTVAIVRRKLAALEHAEDALLFSSGSAAIAAAVIAFTKAGDHVVCVHKPYSWTKKLLSELLVRFGVETTYVDGTEAENFRRACRPNTTFFITESPNSLTFELQDLAAVAAIARERGIVTLCDNSFNSPLFQNPIDLGIDLVAHSGTKYLNGHSDVVCGVLAGSAAHMRQVMAREFMTLGAAPSPHDAWLLMRGLRTLELRVHRSADSAERVARFLEAHPKVRRVHWPGLASHPQHALARRQMRRCAGLMTIELDASDEAAVERFCDSLRRFLIAVSWGGYESLQWPVCALKGPSGYYTDLPFTLVRLYIGLEDPDLLIADLQNALARM comes from the coding sequence ATGACCGACGACCTTTCGCACCTGCTCAACCACCTGGGCGAGGACCGCGCACATGGCTTCGATGCCGTGGTTCCTCCCGTGGTGCAGAGCGGCAACTTCGCCTATCCGACGGTGGCCGCCATGCGCGCCGTGGTGCAACAGGAGTTCGAGCGCCCCTTGTACACCCGGGGCTTCAACCCCACGGTGGCCATCGTGCGCCGGAAGCTCGCCGCGCTGGAGCATGCGGAGGATGCGCTCCTCTTCAGCAGTGGCAGTGCGGCCATCGCCGCCGCGGTGATCGCGTTCACCAAGGCCGGCGACCATGTGGTGTGCGTGCACAAGCCGTACAGCTGGACGAAGAAGCTGTTGAGCGAGCTGCTGGTGCGCTTCGGGGTGGAGACCACCTACGTGGACGGCACCGAGGCGGAGAACTTCCGGCGTGCCTGCCGTCCGAACACCACGTTCTTCATCACCGAAAGCCCGAACTCGCTCACGTTCGAGCTCCAGGACCTGGCCGCCGTGGCCGCCATCGCCCGGGAGCGGGGCATCGTCACGCTCTGCGACAACAGCTTTAACAGCCCGCTGTTCCAGAACCCGATCGACCTGGGCATCGACCTGGTGGCCCACAGCGGCACCAAGTACCTCAACGGGCACAGCGACGTGGTGTGCGGGGTGCTGGCGGGCAGCGCGGCGCACATGCGGCAGGTGATGGCGAGGGAGTTCATGACCCTCGGCGCCGCTCCGAGCCCGCACGACGCGTGGCTGTTGATGCGAGGTCTCCGCACCCTGGAGCTGCGCGTGCATCGGAGCGCCGATTCAGCCGAACGTGTGGCCCGCTTCCTGGAGGCCCATCCCAAGGTGAGGCGGGTGCACTGGCCGGGGCTCGCAAGCCATCCGCAGCACGCGCTGGCCAGGCGCCAGATGCGCCGTTGTGCCGGGTTGATGACGATCGAACTGGACGCATCGGACGAGGCCGCCGTGGAACGCTTCTGCGACAGCCTTCGGCGCTTCCTCATCGCGGTGAGCTGGGGCGGCTATGAGAGCCTGCAATGGCCGGTGTGCGCGCTCAAAGGGCCCAGCGGCTACTACACCGACCTGCCCTTCACGCTGGTGCGCCTGTACATCGGCCTGGAGGATCCCGATCTGCTCATCGCGGACCTGCAGAACGCACTGGCCCGGATGTGA
- a CDS encoding TonB-dependent receptor: MILNRTIAVLVLLLCIPKAKAQMVQVVDQDDQRPLEGVVIIGSDPTMGRTTDARGRTSVDGLPGDTLIFTALGYAEHRISRAALIAADARVALHALPFTLREAVVSVNRWEQGSERVPDRITVMRPRDVALYNPGTAADMLQRSGEVFMQKSQLGGGSPMIRGFAANRLLIVVDGVRMNNAIYRAGNLQNIISTDANAIERAEVVHGPGAMTYGSDAIGGVMDFHMLRPRFSQDSTLLLRGGAMARYGSAANEFGGNLNLGLGGRRVAFVGSASFTRFGDLRTGSSGPKDYQRPWYVGTINGVDSMVMNDDPDLQVGSGYDNINLFGKLAFRPVEAVEIGLNVYHSTTSDVPRYDRLIELRSNGTPRSAEWYYGPQTWSMGALTVKHTARSGPWSTARLSVAYQDYAESRNDRNYRSASLRTQEEEVTGIHVNLDMERELGRRGQLFYGGEYVTNTVGSTGERVDRETGERTVINSRYPDGSSWSTGSVYVGTMFDLTERLTLSAGARFNWSALECTFDTTLFPYPATSTSLSNSALTGNLGMVYRPGTDWKIALDLSSGFRAPNIDDIGKVFDSEPGAVIVPNPDLAPEHAYSAELGIEKVVSERVRVRGSAYYVLLDNAMVRRPFSLNGQDSIVYDGEPSRVDAIQNAAQARVVGCMLSLEARLWSGLGFDMRLNWHDGVEQDDDNTTDVPLRHSPPPFGSAGLSWQKGRVRARLFADISDGFSFDELPPSEQAKLPIYAKDANGNPYAPSWYTLNLNGSYQVNKVLLVTAGVENITDQRYRPYSSGISAPGRNFTVGLRASF; encoded by the coding sequence ATGATACTGAACAGGACCATTGCGGTCCTCGTCCTCCTGCTGTGCATCCCGAAGGCCAAGGCCCAGATGGTGCAGGTGGTGGACCAGGACGACCAACGGCCCCTCGAGGGGGTCGTCATCATCGGCAGTGACCCGACCATGGGACGTACCACGGACGCGCGTGGGCGCACCTCCGTGGACGGGCTGCCCGGTGATACGCTCATTTTCACGGCGCTCGGATATGCGGAGCACCGGATATCGCGGGCCGCGCTCATCGCCGCCGATGCACGCGTGGCACTTCATGCGCTTCCGTTCACCCTCCGCGAAGCGGTGGTGAGCGTGAACCGATGGGAGCAGGGCTCGGAGCGCGTGCCCGACCGCATCACGGTGATGCGGCCGCGCGACGTGGCGCTTTACAACCCCGGCACCGCCGCCGACATGCTCCAGCGCTCGGGTGAGGTCTTCATGCAGAAAAGCCAGCTCGGTGGCGGCAGCCCCATGATCCGCGGCTTCGCGGCCAACCGCCTCCTGATCGTGGTGGACGGGGTGCGCATGAACAACGCCATTTACCGAGCCGGCAACCTACAGAACATCATCAGCACCGATGCGAACGCCATCGAACGTGCCGAAGTGGTCCATGGACCCGGTGCGATGACCTACGGCAGCGATGCGATCGGGGGGGTGATGGACTTCCACATGCTCCGTCCACGCTTCAGCCAGGATAGCACGTTGCTGTTGCGTGGCGGTGCGATGGCACGGTACGGAAGCGCCGCGAACGAATTCGGCGGCAACCTGAACCTCGGTCTTGGTGGCCGACGGGTGGCTTTCGTGGGCAGTGCTTCGTTCACGCGGTTCGGAGATCTGCGGACCGGCTCCTCCGGCCCCAAGGACTATCAGCGCCCTTGGTATGTGGGGACGATCAACGGGGTGGATTCCATGGTGATGAACGATGATCCGGACCTCCAGGTGGGCAGTGGCTACGACAACATCAACCTGTTCGGCAAGCTGGCCTTCCGCCCGGTGGAGGCGGTGGAGATCGGCCTGAACGTGTACCACAGCACCACGTCCGATGTGCCACGCTACGACCGCCTGATCGAACTGCGTTCGAACGGTACCCCACGATCGGCCGAGTGGTACTATGGGCCGCAGACCTGGTCGATGGGTGCGCTCACCGTGAAGCACACCGCCCGGAGCGGACCTTGGAGCACGGCGCGGCTCAGCGTAGCCTATCAGGACTACGCGGAGAGCCGGAACGACCGGAACTACCGCAGCGCAAGCCTCCGTACGCAGGAGGAGGAGGTGACCGGCATCCACGTCAACCTCGATATGGAACGTGAACTGGGCAGGCGCGGGCAGCTCTTCTATGGCGGAGAGTATGTGACCAACACCGTCGGGTCGACCGGCGAACGGGTCGATCGGGAGACCGGGGAGCGGACCGTGATCAATTCGCGTTACCCGGACGGTTCCTCCTGGAGCACCGGCTCGGTGTATGTCGGCACCATGTTCGATCTCACCGAGCGCCTCACCCTCTCCGCAGGCGCCCGGTTCAACTGGAGTGCATTGGAGTGCACGTTCGACACGACCCTGTTCCCCTATCCGGCCACCTCCACCAGCCTCAGCAATTCGGCGTTGACCGGTAACCTGGGAATGGTGTACCGGCCGGGAACGGACTGGAAGATCGCGTTGGACCTCAGCTCGGGCTTCCGCGCACCCAACATCGATGACATCGGCAAGGTGTTCGATAGCGAGCCGGGTGCAGTGATCGTGCCCAACCCGGACCTGGCACCGGAACATGCCTACAGCGCCGAGCTGGGCATCGAGAAGGTGGTGTCCGAGCGGGTTCGGGTGCGCGGCAGTGCCTATTACGTCCTGCTGGACAACGCCATGGTGCGTCGTCCCTTCTCGCTCAACGGCCAGGACAGCATCGTCTACGACGGAGAGCCGAGCCGTGTGGACGCGATCCAGAACGCCGCGCAGGCCCGTGTGGTCGGGTGCATGCTGTCCCTGGAGGCCCGCCTGTGGTCCGGTCTGGGCTTCGATATGCGGCTGAACTGGCATGATGGCGTGGAACAGGACGACGACAACACAACGGACGTCCCTCTGCGCCATTCACCTCCGCCGTTCGGCAGCGCGGGTCTTTCCTGGCAGAAGGGTCGGGTGCGTGCCCGGTTGTTCGCCGACATCAGTGATGGATTCTCCTTCGATGAGCTGCCCCCGAGCGAACAGGCCAAGCTTCCCATCTACGCGAAGGACGCCAACGGGAATCCCTATGCGCCCTCGTGGTACACCTTGAACCTCAACGGAAGCTATCAGGTGAACAAGGTCCTCTTGGTGACCGCGGGTGTGGAGAACATCACGGATCAACGATACCGACCGTATTCCTCCGGTATTTCCGCGCCGGGCAGGAACTTCACGGTGGGGCTGCGCGCTTCGTTCTGA
- the der gene encoding ribosome biogenesis GTPase Der, translating into MSNIVAIVGRPNVGKSTLFNRLTEQQEAITDPTAGTTRDRHYGQVEWTGTVFSVIDTGGYVTGSDDVFESEIRRQVELAIEESDVILFLVDVRQGLTPMDEAIAGMLRKSRRTVHLVANKVDTGDKQADAAEFYTLGMGEVHCISAQSGAGTGDLLDTLVAGFRKPSAEALPDVPKLAIVGRPNVGKSSLVNALLGRQQNIVTPVAGTTRDPIHTRYTVFGFDVMLLDTAGIRKRQRVNEDIEFYSVIRSVRAIEDSDVCLLLVDATEGVQQQDLHIFSIIARNGKGVVVVVNKWDLVAKETNTMKAFEAEVRKRLAPFSDVPVVFTSVLEKQRIHKVMEMAMQVYADRERKIPTRQLNDVMLPEVERMGPPMYKGKTIRIKFVNQLPTPVPSFAFYANLPQYIKAPYVRFLENKLRQHFRFTGVPVRIFLRKK; encoded by the coding sequence ATGAGCAACATCGTCGCCATCGTGGGCCGCCCGAACGTGGGCAAGAGCACCCTGTTCAACCGCCTCACCGAGCAGCAGGAGGCCATCACCGACCCCACCGCCGGCACCACCCGCGACCGGCACTACGGCCAGGTGGAGTGGACCGGCACGGTGTTCAGTGTGATCGATACCGGCGGCTATGTCACCGGCAGCGACGACGTCTTCGAATCGGAGATCCGCCGCCAGGTGGAGCTGGCCATCGAGGAGTCCGATGTGATCCTCTTCCTGGTGGATGTGCGCCAGGGCCTCACGCCTATGGACGAGGCGATCGCGGGCATGCTGCGGAAGTCGAGGAGAACGGTGCATCTGGTGGCCAACAAGGTGGACACCGGCGACAAGCAGGCCGACGCCGCGGAGTTCTACACCCTGGGAATGGGCGAGGTGCATTGCATCAGCGCCCAGAGCGGCGCCGGCACCGGCGATCTGCTCGACACCCTGGTCGCCGGCTTCCGCAAGCCGAGCGCCGAAGCCCTCCCCGACGTGCCCAAGCTGGCCATCGTGGGGCGCCCCAACGTGGGCAAGTCATCCCTTGTGAACGCCCTTCTGGGCCGCCAGCAGAACATCGTGACCCCGGTGGCCGGCACCACGCGCGACCCCATCCACACCCGCTACACCGTGTTCGGCTTCGACGTGATGCTCCTGGACACCGCCGGCATCCGCAAACGCCAGCGCGTGAACGAGGACATCGAGTTCTACAGCGTGATCCGCTCGGTGCGCGCCATCGAGGACAGCGACGTGTGCCTGCTGCTCGTGGATGCCACCGAAGGCGTGCAGCAGCAGGACCTTCACATCTTCTCCATCATCGCGCGCAACGGCAAGGGCGTGGTGGTGGTGGTGAACAAATGGGACCTGGTGGCCAAGGAGACCAACACCATGAAGGCCTTCGAGGCCGAGGTGCGGAAGCGGCTCGCGCCCTTCTCCGATGTGCCCGTGGTGTTCACCTCCGTGCTGGAGAAGCAGCGCATCCACAAGGTGATGGAGATGGCCATGCAGGTGTACGCCGATCGGGAGCGCAAGATCCCCACCCGCCAGTTGAACGATGTGATGCTCCCGGAGGTGGAGCGCATGGGACCGCCCATGTACAAGGGCAAGACCATCCGGATCAAGTTCGTCAACCAGCTGCCCACGCCGGTGCCCTCCTTCGCGTTCTACGCCAATCTGCCCCAGTACATCAAGGCACCCTACGTGCGCTTCCTGGAGAACAAGCTGCGTCAGCACTTCCGCTTCACGGGTGTCCCCGTCCGTATCTTTCTGAGGAAGAAGTGA
- the era gene encoding GTPase Era, giving the protein MSHRAGFVNIIGMPNAGKSTLLNALLGEPLAITNPKAQTTRHRILGLINGPDHQLVIGDTPGILEPQYGLQERMMAAVDEALRDADVLVVLVELRQRPDRSQALLDRARRAGCPLLVLVNKVDLGGEDEVLEACQRWQEALPTAKVVPVSALHGFHVDELRQHLVQAMPEHPPYFPKDELSDRNMRFFVAELVRERILALYKQEVPYSCEVVVNSYEEGSTLTRIQADIIVMRESQKAILIGEGGRALRRLGTQAREAIERFVGTKVFLDLKVKADPDWREDKKKLRNYGY; this is encoded by the coding sequence ATGAGCCACCGCGCCGGTTTCGTCAACATCATCGGCATGCCCAACGCGGGGAAGAGCACCCTGCTGAACGCGCTGCTCGGTGAGCCCCTGGCCATCACCAACCCCAAGGCCCAGACCACCCGCCACCGCATCCTCGGGCTCATCAACGGCCCGGACCATCAGTTGGTGATCGGGGACACGCCCGGCATCCTGGAGCCGCAATACGGTCTGCAGGAACGCATGATGGCCGCGGTCGATGAGGCCTTGCGCGATGCCGATGTGCTGGTGGTCCTTGTGGAGCTGCGCCAGCGTCCTGACCGCTCGCAGGCACTGCTCGACCGCGCGCGACGGGCCGGCTGTCCCCTGCTCGTGCTGGTGAACAAGGTGGACCTGGGCGGGGAGGACGAGGTGCTGGAAGCCTGTCAGCGCTGGCAGGAGGCGCTGCCGACGGCGAAGGTGGTGCCGGTCTCGGCGCTCCACGGGTTCCACGTCGACGAACTGCGCCAGCATCTGGTGCAGGCCATGCCCGAACATCCGCCCTACTTCCCCAAGGACGAGCTCAGCGACCGCAACATGCGCTTCTTCGTGGCCGAACTGGTGCGCGAACGCATCCTCGCCCTCTACAAGCAGGAGGTGCCATACAGCTGTGAAGTGGTGGTGAACAGCTATGAGGAGGGCTCCACCCTCACCCGCATCCAGGCCGACATCATCGTGATGCGTGAGAGCCAGAAGGCCATCCTCATCGGTGAAGGGGGCAGGGCGTTGCGCCGGTTGGGCACCCAGGCCCGGGAGGCGATCGAGCGCTTCGTGGGCACCAAGGTCTTCCTTGACCTGAAGGTGAAGGCCGACCCCGATTGGCGCGAGGACAAGAAGAAGCTTCGGAACTACGGATACTGA